A genomic window from Prochlorococcus sp. RS04 includes:
- the plsY gene encoding glycerol-3-phosphate 1-O-acyltransferase PlsY codes for MNILIIFASYLLGSLPTGFLIGKYLKNIDLRTIGSGSTGATNVLRNVGKWPALFVFIIDVGKGLIAVKIAQYYTDQGLIEVIAGISAISGHIWPIWLRGKGGKAVATGLGMFLALSWKVGLASLGIFLIVLTKTKFVSLSSISAAILLPIFMFFYLGKFMHTYFFISLIVALLVIWKHRTNITRLLKGEESKINQNQ; via the coding sequence ATGAATATCTTAATAATTTTTGCAAGTTATCTTTTAGGATCACTTCCGACAGGTTTTTTAATTGGGAAATATCTCAAAAACATAGATCTAAGAACTATAGGTTCTGGATCTACAGGTGCTACAAATGTCTTAAGAAATGTTGGGAAATGGCCAGCACTTTTTGTATTTATCATTGACGTTGGGAAAGGCCTTATTGCAGTAAAAATTGCTCAATACTACACAGATCAAGGATTAATAGAAGTTATAGCAGGGATATCCGCTATCTCAGGACATATTTGGCCAATATGGCTTAGAGGTAAAGGAGGGAAAGCTGTTGCAACTGGATTAGGTATGTTTTTAGCTCTTTCTTGGAAAGTTGGACTCGCATCTCTTGGCATTTTTTTAATAGTCCTAACAAAAACTAAATTTGTTTCTTTATCAAGTATTTCAGCTGCAATCTTACTTCCTATTTTTATGTTTTTTTACCTAGGTAAATTTATGCACACATACTTTTTTATAAGTTTAATTGTTGCATTATTAGTAATCTGGAAACATAGAACAAACATAACAAGATTGCTTAAGGGAGAAGAATCCAAAATTAATCAGAATCAATAG